The Prunus persica cultivar Lovell chromosome G7, Prunus_persica_NCBIv2, whole genome shotgun sequence genome has a segment encoding these proteins:
- the LOC18771114 gene encoding ankyrin repeat-containing protein At5g02620 — translation MDLDVFNAAKEGKIDVLKGRHDLDQTLTSTKNTVLHIYIASASSPNFVEPEEKGLRPPSVVDKILQKCPALLSQKNESGDTALHIAARHGRVDIVELLIDIAKAGRREDLENGPSSSAVEAWQWQMLIRETNKEKDTALHFAVRFNHFRVVKILTEEDPDFSYSANDAGETPLYLAAERRYKALFYEILSTCTDPNYQGPNERTALHAAVIYGDEEMTLEILEKKKDLAIAADEQGWTPLHYAALSGCTSIVKQLLQADRSSAYIVDKADKKTALHIAASRGHIGVVKDLISHCPDCCELVDQRRRNALHYALEKHQSRITTFVLKDSWLSNILLNAKDVDGNTPLHLLDVSLFGTRFIGDVRVDKMAFNKENMNALDVIIADDSRNEIYLEQALKKNGAESGHRILSKSYGGHRKLKENKGREYTDKTNNVREAHLVVAALIATVTFAAGFTIPGGYQSEKGPEQGFAVLSKNAAFKAFVITNTLALCISSFSVLMHLYVSMHTKRKGISTAFDEVLYITMSALILMVVAFISGTYAVLCHSPGLAITACAIGCFFFLILTHAILLEISPPYQRLGQFIGEASLWMTRMWITFLSLWHFSFTDNFCHKTFDSLRLRVNNWRGRLS, via the exons ATGGATCTTGATGTTTTCAACGCTGCAAAAGAAGGCAAAATTGATGTCCTCAAGGGGAGACACGATCTTGACCAAACATTGACTTCAACCAAGAACACAGTCCTCCATATTTATATAGCTTCTGCAAGCAGCCCAAATTTCGTCGAACCAGAAGAAAAAGGGCTGAGGCCACCCAGCGTTGTGGATAAAATCCTTCAAAAGTGTCCAGCACTGCTATCGCAAAAGAACGAGAGTGGCGATACTGCCTTACACATTGCGGCCAGACATGGGCGTGTTGATATAGTTGAACTTCTTATCGACATTGCAAAAGCTGGTCGTCGTGAAGACCTTGAGAATGGGCCCTCATCATCAGCAGTAGAAGCCTGGCAGTGGCAGATGCTCATAAGGGAAACCAATAAGGAGAAGGACACAGCCTTGCACTTTGCAGTGCGATTTAATCACTTTCGTGTGGTGAAGATATTGACCGAAGAAGACCCTGACTTTTCCTACTCTGCTAATGATGCTGGGGAGACTCCTCTTTATTTGGCTGCCGAGAGGAGATACAAAGCTTTGTTCTACGAAATACTTAGTACTTGCACGGATCCAAATTACCAAGGCCCCAATGAAAGAACGGCTTTGCATGCTGCTGTCATTTACGGTGATGAAG aaaTGACCTTAGAAATactagagaagaaaaaggattTGGCGATAGCAGCAGACGAACAAGGGTGGACCCCACTTCACTACGCTGCACTCTCTGGTTGTACTTCAATTGTAAAACAACTTCTGCAAGCTGATAGATCCTCTGCCTACATTGTTGACAAAGCTGATAAGAAGACCGCTCTTCACATCGCAGCCTCCAGAGGCCATATAGGTGTAGTGAAAGACCTTATTTCTCATTGTCCTGATTGTTGTGAACTGGTCGACCAAAGACGTCGAAATGCTCTTCACTATGCTTTGGAGAAACATCAATCACGAATCACGACTTTTGTTCTAAAGGATTCATGGCTTAGCAACATCCTCCTAAATGCCAAGGACGTTGACGGCAACACACCCCTCCATCTACTCGATGTTTCTCTCTTCGGGACTCGTTTCATTGGTGATGTTAGAGTTGATAAGATGGCATTCAATAAGGAAAACATGAACGCTCTTGATGTCATTATAGCAGATGATTCAAGAAATGAG ATATATCTGGAACAAGCTTTGAAAAAGAATGGTGCAGAATCAGGCCATCGAATTCTAAGCAAAAGTTATGGTGGCCATCggaaattgaaggaaaacAAAGGTCGTGAATACACTGATAAAACGAACAATGTCAGGGAAGCCCATCTGGTAGTTGCTGCCCTCATAGCAACTGTAACATTCGCAGCAGGTTTCACCATCCCTGGTGGTTACCAAAGTGAGAAAGGACCAGAGCAGGGTTTTGCAGTTCTATCAAAAAATGCAGCTTTCAAGGCCTTTGTTATAACAAACACACTCGCCTTGTGTATATCCAGTTTCTCTGTCTTGATGCACCTTTATGTATCGATGCACACAAAGCGAAAGGGGATTTCTACAGCGTTTGACGAGGTGTTGTATATCACTATGTCGGCTTTAATTTTGATGGTGGTTGCATTCATTTCAGGGACATATGCAGTATTATGTCATTCCCCGGGACTTGCCATTACGGCTTGTGCGATTGGCTGCTTTTTCTTCCTTATCTTGACTCATGCCATACTTCTTGAAATTTCCCCTCCCTATCAACGGCTTGGACAATTCATAGGAGAGGCATCATTATGGATGACGAGGATGTGGATAACATTCCTGTCACTTTGGCATTTTTCATTTACTGATAACTTTTGTCACAAAACGTTTGATTCTTTACGTTTACGTGTTAATAATTGGAGGGGAAGACTCTCATAA
- the LOC18770228 gene encoding protein ACCELERATED CELL DEATH 6, with the protein MDHSTDQTASSTPLASANTVLIRGMDLDVFNAAKEGKTDVLKRRHHLDQILTPTKNTILHIYISFASTPNYVEPEEEALRPPSVVNEILQMCPALLSQKNESGETALHIAARHGRADIVELLIKTAKAGPREDLENGPSSSVEAWQIFIRRYTLHPTYQGPIGRTALHAAVIHGDEEMTTEILNKEKDLAIVADEKGAYLGDEANKKTALQIAASKGHVNVMEQLISHCPDCCKVVDRRRRNAFHYALEKHKPRIIEFVLKGTWLSNVLLNAKDVDGNTPLHLLNAPLNPWIPFIDDARVDKMAFNKENMNALDVIKANDDLQDMIFVANDLKRNGASSGHRILSENDNDGQKLKENKGGEDTETNKNIRDSHLIVAALVATVTFAAGVTMPGGYYQASDQGNGPSNGPTPGYARENNSIFLHKLTRLFVIMFKK; encoded by the exons ATGGATCATTCGACTGATCAGACTGCGAGTAGTACTCCATTAGCATCGGCCAACACAGTTTTAATCAGGGGCATGGATCTGGATGTTTTCAACGCTGCAAAAGAAGGCAAAACTGATGTCCTCAAGAGGAGACACCATCTTGACCAAATATTGACTCCAACCAAGAACACAATCctccatatttatatatcttttgcAAGCACCCCAAATTACGTCGAACCAGAAGAAGAAGCGCTGAGGCCACCCAGCGTTGTGAATGAAATCCTTCAAATGTGTCCCGCACTGCTATCACAGAAGAACGAGAGTGGCGAGACTGCCTTACACATTGCGGCCAGACATGGGCGTGCTGATATAGTTGAACTTCTTATCAAAACTGCAAAAGCTGGCCCTCGTGAAGACCTTGAGAATGGGCCCTCATCATCAGTAGAAGCCTGGCAGATTTTCATAAGGAGATACACCTTG CATCCAACTTACCAAGGCCCCATTGGTAGAACCGCTTTGCATGCTGCAGTGATTCACGGTGATGAAG aAATGACCACAGAAATACTGAACAAGGAAAAAGATTTGGCGATTGTGGCAGACGAGAAAGG TGCCTACTTGGGTGACGAAGCTAATAAGAAGACCGCTCTACAAATTGCAGCCTCCAAAGGCCATGTTAATGTAATGGAACAACTTATTTCTCATTGTCCTGATTGTTGCAAAGTGGTCGACCGAAGACGTCGAAATGCTTTTCATTATGCCTTGGAGAAGCATAAACCTCGAATTATAGAATTTGTTTTGAAGGGTACATGGCTTAGCAACGTCCTTTTAAATGCCAAGGATGTTGACGGCAACACACCCCTCCATCTACTTAATGCTCCTCTCAACCCCTGGATTCCTTTCATTGATGATGCTAGGGTTGATAAGATGGCATTCAATAAGGAAAATATGAACGCTCTCGACGTTATTAAAGCTAATGATGATTTACAAGATATG ATATTTGTCGCGAATGATTTGAAAAGGAATGGTGCATCATCAGGCCATCGAATTCTAAGCGAAAATGATAATGATGgtcaaaaattaaaggaaaacaAAGGTGGCGAAGACACTGAAAcgaataaaaatataagagaTTCCCATCTGATAGTGGCTGCACTCGTAGCAACTGTTACATTCGCAGCAGGTGTCACCATGCCTGGTGGTTATTACCAAGCATCAGATCAGGGAAATGGCCCGAGTAACGGACCAACTCCGGGTTATGCA AGGGAGAACAATTCCATATTCCTACATAAACTTACCCGCTTGTTTGTGATTATGTTTAAAAAGTAG
- the LOC18771789 gene encoding ankyrin repeat-containing protein At5g02620, translating into MDRTTWTDQTPSASVEVVDQEAAATDIKTDEAAATDVPILMGMDLDVFNAAKEGKIDVLRGHDPQHLNKILTPTRNTVLQVYIAYASTPKLVKPKEEAPIKPTSFVEDILQICPTLLWQQNESGETALHMAAKHGLAEIVELLIQTAKARRCEDLEHGAAAFALSSSSEEEAACWKNFIRTPSKEKDTALHEAVRFKHLGVVEILIREYPDFSYPPNVAGETPLYLAAERKYKALFSEILRTCKHPTYQGPNGRTALHAAVIYGDEEMTEEILNKKKDLAIVTDEKGWTPLHYAAFYGHESIVIQLLETGKCSAYMGDEADKKTALHIAASKGHVHVMKQLISYCPDCCEVVDQRRRNALHYALEKSQSRIIDIVMMDAWLSNVLLNAKDVDGNTPLHLLNAPIYNRIPFITDARVDKMAFNKEHMNALDVIKANDNFKSKILFKHALKRNGAVSGHRLLKENDHDGQKLKENKCGEDIELDKNIRESHLIVATLVATVTFTAGVTMPGGYYQSDASGGNAMSKVSKQNVMVPAPAPIKGTTPGYAVLTKNAAFKIFFVFNMLALCLSTYSVLVHLVLLILPEGKVRHKVFWHSTIYITVASVLAMMGAFISCTFAVLGDSPELAFSGLVIVAYVLVFCLYVVFFEFRWENFLVFWKRNIYIYI; encoded by the exons ATGGATCGCACCACTTGGACTGATCAGACTCCGTCAGCATCGGTCGAAGTCGTTGACCAGGAAGCTGCTGCAACAGACATCAAAACTGATGAAGCTGCTGCAACAGACGTCCCAATTTTAATGGGCATGGATCTAGATGTTTTCAACGCTGCAAAAGAAGGCAAAATTGATGTCCTCAGGGGACACGATCCGCAGCatcttaacaaaatattgactCCAACCCGTAACACAGTCCTCCAAGTTTATATAGCTTATGCAAGCACCCCAAAGCTCGTCAAACCTAAAGAAGAAGCGCCGATCAAGCCAACCAGCTTTGTGGAGGATATCCTTCAGATCTGTCCGACACTGCTATGGCAGCAGAACGAGAGCGGTGAGACTGCCTTGCACATGGCGGCCAAACATGGGCTTGCTGAAATAGTTGAACTTCTCATCCAAACTGCAAAAGCTCGTCGTTGTGAAGACCTCGAGCATGGGGCTGCCGCCTTCGCCTTATCATCGTcatcagaagaagaagcagcctGCTGGAAAAATTTTATAAGGACACCTAGTAAGGAGAAGGACACAGCCTTGCACGAGGCAGTGCGGTTTAAGCACCTTGGTGTGGTGGAGATATTGATCAGAGAATACCCTGACTTTTCCTACCCTCCTAATGTTGCTGGGGAGACTCCACTTTATTTGGCTGCCGAGAGGAAATACAAAGCTTTGTTCTCCGAAATACTTCGCACTTGCAAGCATCCAACTTACCAAGGCCCCAATGGAAGAACCGCTTTGCATGCTGCAGTGATTTACGGTGATGAAG AAATGACGGAAGAAAtactaaacaagaaaaaggattTGGCAATAGTGACAGACGAAAAAGGATGGACCCCACTTCACTACGCTGCATTCTATGGTCATGAATCAATTGTTATACAACTACTAGAGACTGGTAAATGCAGTGCCTACATGGGTGACGAAGCTGATAAGAAGACCGCTCTTCACATTGCAGCCTCCAAGGGCCATGTTCATGTAATGAAACAACTTATTTCCTATTGTCCTGATTGTTGCGAAGTGGTCGACCAAAGACGTCGAAATGCTCTTCATTATGCCTTGGAGAAGAGTCAATCTCGAATTATAGATATTGTTATGATGGATGCATGGCTTAGCAACGTCCTCTTAAATGCCAAGGATGTTGACGGCAACACACCCCTCCATCTACTTAATGCTCCTATCTACAACCGGATTCCTTTCATTACTGATGCTAGGGTTGATAAGATGGCATTCAATAAGGAACACATGAACGCTCTCGACGTCATTAAAGCTAATGATAATTTTAAATCTAAG ATATTATTCAAGCATGCTTTGAAAAGGAATGGTGCAGTATCAGGCCATCGACtgctaaaagaaaatgatcatGATGGCCAGAAGTTAAAGGAAAACAAATGTGGTGAAGACATTGAATTGGATAAAAATATAAGAGAATCCCATCTGATAGTGGCTACACTCGTAGCAACTGTTACATTCACAGCAGGTGTCACCATGCCTGGTGGTTATTACCAAAGTGATGCATCAGGGGGAAATGCCATGAGTAAAGTATCAAAGCAAAATGTTATGGTCCCAGCCCCGGCACCGATTAAAGGAACAACTCCGGGTTATGCAGTTCTAACAAAAAATGCagctttcaaaattttttttgtattcaaTATGCTAGCCTTGTGTTTGTCCACTTATTCCGTCCTTGTGCACCTTGTCTTATTGATACTCCCAGAGGGAAAAGTGAGGCACAAAGTATTTTGGCATTCTACTATATATATCACTGTAGCGTCTGTACTTGCAATGATGGGTGCATTCATTTCATGCACATTTGCAGTCTTAGGTGATTCTCCAGAACTTGCTTTCTCGGGTTTAGTTATTGTTGCCTATGTATTAGTTTTCTGTctttatgttgtattttttgaatttaggTGGGAGAACTTTCTCgttttttggaaaagaaatatatatatatatatataa